From Candidatus Methylomirabilota bacterium, one genomic window encodes:
- a CDS encoding DUF4062 domain-containing protein, with translation MATTSIFISSVQKELAEERRAVKAFVEGDALLRRYFTAFLFEDLPAADRRADEVYLDEVDRCAIYVGLFGNDYGHEDKDGVSPTEREFDRATLRAKPRLIFVRGTDDKVRHKKMRTLVRKAGDQLIRRRFGSIPDLTAALYASLVDYLEREGSLRTRPFDASICPGSTLADLSEEKLRWFLSRARRERQFALAENTPPQEALAHLNLLDGGMPTHAAVLLFGRQPQRFLLTSEVKCMHFHGTEIRKPIPSYQIYKGTVFDLVDQATDFVMSKITRTVGTRAQGPEAPVEYELPERAVAEAIVNAVAHRDYASNASVQVSLFSDRLEIWNPGELPPPLTMERLRVPHPSIPRNPLIADPLFLARYIEKAGTGTLDMIALLREAGLPEPEFRQDGGMFVQTLWRNWLTAKVMEALALDERQREVIQLVRRSGRISNTEYQDAFSVSKPTATRDLEVLRRKQVLVKVGRTGKGTHYVLNPKGLTKGSKGSSTPKGSHTAQRTPGAGDAAAAKPRKKQSIPTVKRSMKGTKG, from the coding sequence GTGGCCACCACATCCATCTTTATCAGCAGCGTGCAAAAGGAACTGGCTGAGGAGCGCCGTGCAGTCAAGGCGTTCGTAGAGGGCGACGCGCTCCTGCGACGATACTTCACGGCATTCCTGTTCGAGGACCTGCCCGCCGCCGACCGCCGGGCTGACGAGGTATATCTGGACGAAGTCGATCGCTGCGCGATCTATGTCGGCTTGTTCGGCAACGACTACGGCCACGAAGACAAGGACGGTGTCTCGCCCACAGAACGCGAGTTCGACCGCGCCACGCTCCGCGCGAAACCTCGGCTCATATTCGTCAGAGGCACGGACGACAAGGTACGCCACAAGAAAATGCGGACCCTGGTCCGCAAGGCCGGCGACCAACTGATTCGACGCCGGTTCGGCAGCATTCCAGACCTGACCGCGGCCCTGTATGCGAGCCTCGTCGACTACCTCGAACGCGAAGGTTCGCTGCGCACCCGGCCGTTCGATGCCTCGATCTGCCCCGGATCGACTCTCGCCGATCTGTCCGAGGAGAAGCTGCGGTGGTTTCTCTCCCGCGCACGCCGCGAACGGCAATTTGCGCTCGCGGAGAATACCCCGCCGCAGGAGGCTCTCGCGCATCTCAATCTGCTCGATGGTGGAATGCCGACACACGCCGCCGTGCTGCTGTTCGGCAGACAACCGCAAAGGTTCCTACTCACCTCCGAGGTGAAGTGCATGCACTTTCACGGAACTGAGATTCGCAAGCCGATCCCGTCATACCAGATCTACAAGGGCACGGTGTTCGATCTCGTGGACCAGGCGACAGATTTCGTCATGTCGAAGATCACACGAACAGTTGGCACCCGCGCCCAGGGACCGGAGGCGCCGGTCGAATACGAACTTCCAGAAAGGGCGGTGGCGGAGGCGATCGTAAATGCCGTGGCGCATCGCGACTATGCCAGCAATGCCAGCGTGCAGGTCTCGCTGTTCAGCGACCGGCTGGAGATCTGGAATCCAGGCGAACTGCCGCCGCCGTTGACTATGGAGCGGTTGCGCGTGCCGCACCCCTCGATCCCGCGCAATCCTTTGATAGCGGACCCGTTATTCCTCGCACGCTACATCGAGAAAGCCGGCACCGGCACGCTCGACATGATCGCGCTTCTTCGTGAGGCCGGCCTGCCAGAACCGGAATTCCGGCAGGACGGGGGAATGTTCGTACAGACCCTGTGGCGGAATTGGCTGACTGCGAAGGTCATGGAGGCTTTGGCGCTTGATGAACGGCAGAGGGAGGTAATTCAGCTCGTTCGGCGAAGCGGGCGCATAAGCAACACCGAGTATCAGGATGCATTTTCCGTCTCCAAGCCGACAGCCACACGGGACCTGGAGGTACTGAGGCGCAAGCAGGTACTCGTCAAGGTGGGACGCACTGGCAAAGGTACGCACTACGTCCTGAACCCGAAAGGGCTCACAAAGGGCTCAAAGGGCTCATCCACACCAAAGGGCTCACATACGGCTCAAAGGACTCCCGGCGCGGGCGATGCAGCGGCAGCTAAGCCTAGAAAGAAGCAGTCCATACCGACAGTGAAGCGGTCTATGAAGGGGACGAAGGGTTAA